A window of Desulfovibrio sp. X2 genomic DNA:
GGGAGAGCCCGAGCGTCAAGAGGAGCGCCAGGAGAAGAAGGAGGGCCGTGAGGTCGCCCCGTGAGCCGAGCAGCACCTTAAGCATCTGCCAGCCTCTCCGCGCCGCGCAGCTTGGCGCTGCGGGACCTGGGGTTGGCCGCCTGCTCCTCGTCCGAGGCCGTGAGCGGCTTCTTGGTGAGGATCTTCACGCGGGCCTTGTGGTCGCAGGTGCACATGGGCTGGCGCGGCGGGCAGATGCAGCCCTGGGCCTCGCGCTTGAAGGCCCGCTTGACCATGCGGTCCTCCAGGGAGTGGAACGAGATGACCGCCAGGCGGCCGCCGGGCGCGAGGTAGTCGATGACGGAGGAAAGAAAGGCGTCGAGCTCGCCGAGCTCGTCGTTCACGGCCATGCGCAGGCCCTGGAAGGTGCGGGTGGCGGGGTGGTTCCTGGCCGTGCGGCGCCACTTGGCGGGGTAGGCCTGCTCCACGATGGCCGCGAGCCGTGCGGTGGTCTCGATGGGAGCCTCCTCGCGGGCCGCGACGATGGCGCGGGCGATGCGCCCGGCGAGCGGGTCCTCGCCCAGGTCGCCGATGATCTCCGCGAGGCGCTGGAAAGATGCCTTGTTGACCAGGGCCGAGGCAGGCACGGCTCCGGCCGAGGGGTCCATGCGCATGTCCAGGGGGCCGTCGCGCAGGAACGAAAAGCCGCGCTCGGCCGTGTCGAGCTGCAGGCTCGAAACGCCGAGATCGACCAAAGCGCCGTCCAGGCTATTCCACCCGACCTGCCTCATCGCGTCCTCGAACCTGCTGAACGGACCATGCCACAAATGAACCTTTCCCTTGTACCCCCCCAGTCTGCGTTCCGCCGTGGCCAGGGCCGCTTCGTCGCGGTCCAGGCCCAGCACCTCGGCCTCGCCTCCGCTCGCCTTCAGGATCTGCTCGGTATGGCCTCCCATGCCGAGCGTTCCGTCCAGATAGCGGCCCCCGTTGCGCGGCCGAAGCAACTCCACGACCTGGGAGGGCATGACGGGCAGGTGCCCCCAGTCGCCCTTCCCTTCGTCGTGGCCCATCTAAAAGCCCACCTCGATGCCGGTGGCGGCGATGTCGTCCGAAACGTTGTCGAAGTCCTGCGCCTCGATCTCCTCGAAGCCGGCCTTGTCCCAGATCTCGAACTTGATTCCGACCCCGACCAGGACCACGTCCTTGTCGAGGTGCGCATAGCCGCGCAGGCTCTGCGGAATGAGCACGCGCCCCTGGCGGTCCAGCTCGACGGTCTGCGCGCCGCCGATGAAGAAGCGCATGAAGTCGCGGACCTTGCGGTTGGGGTTCTTGATCTGGGCGAACCTGGCCTCGATGTGACTCCACTCGGACAGGGGATAGCCGACGACGCAGTTGTCGAACTTGGCGAGCATGAGCCTGCCTCCTGCGTCATCCTTGACCAGGATGTCCCGAAACTCGGGC
This region includes:
- the rsmH gene encoding 16S rRNA (cytosine(1402)-N(4))-methyltransferase RsmH encodes the protein MGHDEGKGDWGHLPVMPSQVVELLRPRNGGRYLDGTLGMGGHTEQILKASGGEAEVLGLDRDEAALATAERRLGGYKGKVHLWHGPFSRFEDAMRQVGWNSLDGALVDLGVSSLQLDTAERGFSFLRDGPLDMRMDPSAGAVPASALVNKASFQRLAEIIGDLGEDPLAGRIARAIVAAREEAPIETTARLAAIVEQAYPAKWRRTARNHPATRTFQGLRMAVNDELGELDAFLSSVIDYLAPGGRLAVISFHSLEDRMVKRAFKREAQGCICPPRQPMCTCDHKARVKILTKKPLTASDEEQAANPRSRSAKLRGAERLADA
- the mraZ gene encoding division/cell wall cluster transcriptional repressor MraZ, with the translated sequence MFRGHSYRSIDPKGRLMLPPEFRDILVKDDAGGRLMLAKFDNCVVGYPLSEWSHIEARFAQIKNPNRKVRDFMRFFIGGAQTVELDRQGRVLIPQSLRGYAHLDKDVVLVGVGIKFEIWDKAGFEEIEAQDFDNVSDDIAATGIEVGF